A region of the Pseudomonadota bacterium genome:
CAAATATCTAAATAAAGGTTATTCTTTGTGCATGGCTTCACAGTCTGTATTCAAAGCGCTGGCGGACCCAACACGACGCGACATTCTTGTGTTGCTCCAGCGGGGCTCGCTGACGGCGGGTGATATTGCCGGGCATTTCACGATTTCCAAGGCGTCGCTGTCACACCACTTTAATCTGCTCAAAAACGCCGATTTGGTTCGCACGGAGCGCCGCGGGCAACAGATTGTGTATTCCCTAAA
Encoded here:
- a CDS encoding autorepressor SdpR family transcription factor; protein product: MASQSVFKALADPTRRDILVLLQRGSLTAGDIAGHFTISKASLSHHFNLLKNADLVRTERRGQQIVYSLNTSVIEDVMTAMFGLFGTDKGEPK